cgcactcattcaaacacatgcactatggacaatttagcttattcaattcacctatagtgcatgtgtttggactgtgggggaaactggagcaaatccacacgaacacagggagaacatgcaaactccacacagaaatgccaaccgactgattatttaaataatatttacattacatttatatcaaattaaatgtattatgttgttttgtatgtgcagcatggtggcgcagtgggtagcacattcgcctcacagcaagaaggtccctgattCAAGCCcctgctgggttagttggcatttctgtctggaggttgcatgttctccctgtgttggcgtgggtttcctccgggtgttcctcCGGgcgtgggttgcagctggaagggcatctgcagtgttaaacatgctggataagttggtggttcattccgctgttgcgaccctagaataataaagggactaagctgaaaagaaaaggaatgaatgagtattatgttgttttgtatgtatttttatattaataattttagaatatgttttaatagtcatatttaaaaataatagtatcCCCATATATTTTGAGgagtcaatattttttttataaatgacattagatttatttatgcatgtttgttaataaatataCAGTCGTGGCCTAATTATTAGAACACTTGGCATATGTAAGAAGTATCAGTTGTTTGTTCACACAAACATTCCTCCACAAGATTCAAAGACTAGTATTTGGCTTCAGTTGCAGAAGGTACAACTTTAATGTTCCCAGAAAATATATTGACACTATAGCAGAGAGACATCCTAATGTAATTGCTGTAAAATTTGACAtaccaaacattaaaaaaatgtttgtaaaaagtaataaaaaatttaatttaatgaaaaaaaaaaggtatgaCTCACTTCATCTGATATTTATGTACATAAgtgtataataaaacatttacattacatttataacaGATTTGTAATGAATATAAAGAATGAATTAATTCTAAATAATTGAATTTCAGTAACAGATTGTTGCAATTTCATCTACAAAAGCATTGACAAACCAAACAGCTGCAAACGATGTAGAGAAAGCTCCTTCTCCTACACATTCAGCACAATCACGCTGATGAAAGGTTGATGTGACAGCTATCGTTAAGTGACTAAGGCATAAAGCATGAATTGTGGCAAAGGTTTAATGCTTGACAATGGCACTGAATTGGTTCATATATCATATCTTACTTCGGCTGGAGGAAGTCTGACCGTCTTGACTTCTACATTGACACACAGTTGAGTCTCAGTGACACTCATCTCAAGCACTGTGAATGAATATATAAGAGTGTGAGTCTGTGAGAATGGGAAAACACCCGTGTCTTCATCTGGCTTGACTCAGAAAAGCACAAATTAATCTGGGATAAAGCTAAAGGAGTGCATTATTCAGAACTAACAGTTAAAACAGCAGAACAATACTACACGATTTTTCAGTCATAGTTTCTCAACCACCTTAGTCACTCCCTGTCatcaatcaagaaaaaaaaaatgtgaatgtgaacacaatggcaggGTCACATGCAAAAGTATACAGATGCCTCCCACCTACCAACAGCATTCAGTTTTCCGGAGTCACTGAGAAAATCTTTTCctgggaaaagaaaaaaaagtcactattatttatgattatgtatAACTAACTACATTGAGATGACCACGTCATCCATTAAAAACTTGCATTTTTGAAGATGTGCTTTACAACCCATGCATAACCATAAACAAAGATTTAATTATAGTACATTCTCTCTGCTTCGCTTTTAGAAAGACTTCAGTGTAAGCCATTAATACAGCTTTAAGTGCTCAAGGACAgtatcacacacacattttcaaggTACAGCCTTCAACACAAGGCCATCAAACTGCCTAATTATCTTATCCTGGACAGATTTTAACTCATCCACATTTATTcgaatgcatttaaaaacattaaagagATGATGCCTACTCTACCAGCACAAAGTCTTAAGTAAATGTAGTCTGATTGTGAGTATTTTAAGAAGTAGTTTACTCTAATAAGTACTTGATTTTTGGAATCTGAGTACATAATCCAGAGTACAAATAATCCATTACAACCCAACCCTGGCATTCAGGACGCACTCATTTGCCATTCCCTGTATTGTCTAAAACGCAACCGCCCTCGTGTTTTGCTGCAAGACAGAAACCACAAGTCAATTTTCTGTCATCTTTGAATGAATGTAATTTGACAAATCTTTAGTAACAGTGAAAGAGAGCAGCTCATAGCAGGGACATGCTGGTATAAACATCTATCAGTGTTAACCCGAAAATGTAGAGCAAAAGACGTGATATAgccttataaataaaatatttagtaattaCTTATTCTTGGATGAGAAATGAGTGAATGCCATGCTAACTGACTCTTGATTAGAAACATCACACATGCTCTCCAGATTAAATATCACCACTTTAATTATGATGTATTGACCTAACACACTGATAATTAAATacaactgtaaaattaaaatacttCAGCTATTAGTTGAACTGACCTACACTTACATATGCTCACCTTGAGTCGAGGCAATAAAAATATTAGCTCAGTAGATGAGATCATTCAGTCTATTAGACAGCATGAACTACTCATGCTTACACTAGAAATAAGGCTCAAGGTGAGTTAAGATTACAAACCAGCCAAATCAGTCCCACAGTGTACTTTAACCTCACTTTATCCTCCACTACTAAATGACTGTCATGTCTTCAACATGCAGAATCATTATTAGTTGAGTAAGCTGTAACGGTATTTTATATAACCTGTGTCACATGAAGCCACACAGGTCAAATTCAGCTTATAATTTTTGTAAacgagcaattccagcgttatgaatgtaacatttgcaataaaaacttaACAATTTCTCAGAGAAAATATATGTTAACACTATAtagaaacatctgtttatattttccaaaacaactaaccacagagttatgggatcagaaaaatatcagtctgtaaacattttttatatttaaatgaggaaaataaacatgcgttatggatgtgaccaactaagtctgcaagtttacagtctacaacataccttgtagaaattctgtgaattaaactgcacaacccaaaagaaataatgctcatcataagaataagagttggctcactataaaacagaaattattgattttattttattcaacatttttgcatttataaagaATAAAGCATTATTATGGATGTGATGGACGCAAAATTGCCACTTATGTGACTTTGGTAAAATCAAAtacaatagtttgaaaacactgacagagtattgttagtactgtaaaatacttccACAAATGTAGAAATCTTTTCTCTATTtttgtaaaaacataattttgtttcatggcaaggttgatatttgcatggaattgctcaaacaACCACAGTCATGTTAAAATGCTTCAggcttttaaattaaaatggacctattatgctccttttcTACAGGAAGTAAAAGTTTCTGATGTATCtgacagagttatgggatcagaaaaatatcagtctgtaaacattttttatatttaaatgaagaaaataaacatgcgttacgGATGTGACTAacaaagtctgcaagtttacagtctacaacataccttgtagaaattctgtgaattaaactgcacaacccaaaagaaataatgctcatCAAAAGAATACGAGttgaacatttttgcatttataaagaATAAAGCATTATTAGGGATGTGATGGACGCAAAATTGCCAAGTATGTGACTTTggtaaaatcaaatataatagtttgaaaacactgacagagtattgtaagtactgtaaaatactaacTTCCACAAATTTAGAAATCTTTTctctattttggtaaaaacataattttgtttcatggcaaggttgatatttgcatggaattgctcaaacaACCACAATCACATTGAAATGCTTCAggcttttaaattaaaatggacctattatgctccttttcTACAGGAAGTAAAAGTCTCTGATGTAtctgataagtgtgtgtgtgaagtgtccgCTCAAAATACAACACTAAGATTTTTATAAATCTTTGAAAATGCCCCAttgtaggctttgatccaaattgtgctattttggtgactgtcgctttaaatttaaatgagatggtgctcttttcaaaagaaggtggagctacgcaacattcaaaactctaatggtcactaatgggcgggactttccccctctgataacacacacaaagagagaatgtcgatcaaagtgtttctgcagacactGTTTTTATcaggtgtgattataaaaaattaaaggcTGGTTACATTAACGCAGGATATTGACGTACATGTTGAcacacaactgtatttaaaaaaattaaaaatgtatgtaaatatttttgcataataggtcccctttaggtTTTGATTCTCACCTGCTATAAGATATTGGCCAGCTTTGTTCCATTTTGGGGCCAGTTTAGTCGTCACAGTATAAGACAAACAGTTGTGCAGAATGGCAGGAAATACTCTCTGAGGAGGGCACAACTACAGGGCAAAAAATTAGAGATGATTATGAGACTAAAATAAAGGCTGCGTTAGTTCACACACTACTGATAAATATGCTATTTTTGATTATGCTAATATAATTTCTTAGAGTACACATGGTAACGTTCTCATACtccttttggattacatttggattacttttgagGTAACCCTTATTTGATATGAAATATGTTGAAGTCTATATTATACTAGATGACTGAAACAACTCTATAAACTGACCTGTACACCATGTTTCTCTGCAAAGGCCTGGATGAAACCTGTCTTGTGAAGTGCAGTCTTAGATAAAAGTACAGTGAACAAAAAGAGTGAGGACAGACAAAAATATGACATTCAAGCAACATCAGACAAGGCACAATGTTAGTGATCATGAACTTGAAAAAAATAAGTTCATTCAGAACATTCAGCTTTTCAATGAAGCTCATGCTGCCTTTTCCCTTTTTGCTAGTACAAAAGCCTTGGAAGTTACGTAAGCACAACAGTCAATTATTCACCAGTGTACCCACTGAAAGTCTGACAACACATTCACAACATTTGTAAAACGGGCATCAGAATTAAATCACAGGCGCAGGGTTATCATGCACATCTTGCTAGTTGCTTCTGACACACTGTGTGAAGTGCTGGTTTAATTGGCTTTAGTTCAGCACAGGAAAGGagatgacagagtgtgtgtgagtgtgtggaatGTGCCTCAAATATTTTGCTTCGCACGAGATGTGCCATACCAGGAGCAGTGtcgacacgcacacacatacatgcaggCACAAATGAAAAAGTCACGCATATGCAACAACACAAACATCACTGACAGGTGCAAATGCACGCAAGGTGATGCACATTATCACGAGGGAAAATGAAGTATAAGTAAGAAGTATGAAGTAATGACAGGATATAGGGTATAAATCAACAGATTAATCTGTCATGgaagtttttaaaatacatattggCCTTAATTCAAATCATCATTAAAGTCAATCGCAGTGCAATTTATTGCAAACATGCTACATTCTGTTTGATTTAGTAACATTTTACTGTAATGAcgaaaagggttagttcacccaaaaattaaaatcctGTCAGTTATTACTTACCCCTTAATGCCATACCAATTCCCTAAGACTTTTGTTCgtctttaaaacacaaattaacatTATAGATGATGTCTGAGAGCTTTCTCACCCTCCATAAATAGCAAGGGAGATGTTTAATGTCAAGataaggaaccaaaaacattgtcaaaacagtccacGTGGTTCAACTGTTATTacacaaagctccaagaacagttTTGTGCACCATAAAGCTCCACTGTCAGACCAAGGATGCACATTTACTAGGGGAAATACAATGCTTGATTGTTgcactgctgactctaatggcaatacaTTGTGGTGCCCTTACTAAACATGCACCCTGAtctcttttgttcattcattttcctttggcttattccctttattcatcaggggttgccacagcggaatgaacccccaacttatccagcatatgttttacacagtggatacccttcgagctgcaacccagtactgggaaacatccaaacacacttattcacacacatagactacggccaatatcgtttcttcaattcacctatagcacgtgcctttggattgtaggggaaagcggagcacccggaggaaacccacacgaacatagggagaacatgcaaactccacacagaaatgccaactgagccagccgggattcgaaccagtgactttcttgctatgaggcgacagttctaaccactgagtgACCATGTCGCCCCGCACCCTGATCTGAAGGGGAGAAAAGATTTAAGCTAACAAATTCATATCATTAGATTTTTTGGCACACATAAGTGTTGTTGGGGTTtcttatgattacagttgaaccactgaagatgTTTTGACCATGTTTTAGGTTCCTTTTCTTGACTAGAACATCTCTgaacccttgctgtctatggagaatgagagagctctcggatttgatctacaataataatagataattatGTCTTCACCTGTATGTAAGGGTATTTTTAATCAGCTGAGAACTGTACTGAACTGCATTATGGCTATAAGTAAAATAAGTCAGTATTTCGTTCTGTTTTATATGGTCCCAGTTATACCTTGTGATATCATGTGATGGTTGTGGTGGTTTCGTTTAGATGAATTTGGTCTGTTTtgtattaatgttttatattgcACTATTGTTTCTTTGATGTGCATAAATTATGACACACcagtgtttacatttatttagacaaaccacggtaaaacacaaacaaacatccaTATcagagtttattttaattaaacaacacCAGCatagtgtgaacacacccttacaCCATGTCCTAACTACATGCAATAAATGATATCCTTTCAACATTAAAAGGAGATTTTAATCCAGATTTCTTGACACTGGAATGTTGTTGCATTGCGTGTTAGGAAACAATCATCCCATGTGCAGTTTCATCCCAGTGCATacaattcattaatttcaaagtAGCCAAATCATTAAAACACTCACAAAGGCTTAAAATCAAAGCTCTTACTAgaacaatgttttcttttttcatgtACCTTTCGAGGTATagaatcatttaataatttaattttaagtgcGTCCCAGAAGTTGGGGAGCCTGTTCCAGCATTTCAGGCTGAAAGAAGGTTATGGGAactaatctgtctgtctgtctataataGCGATTGCCTGGATGATTTTTGTCAAAAGGTGGAGGTGTATTggtatatattagggatgctccgattgatAGGCCGGAGACCGGtattggccgataatcacattttatgactcgattGGCACTTGCAAATCTGGCCGATCTGATGAACTGATCGCAGGTGTTTGTTTGCAAGTTTACACGCAGAGGAACCAGACATGCTAGTTGGAGAGCAAAATATTGGaatggtcttgcatgtatttagggcTTATTACATatataagaactgaaagttctgtgtttttgacaatattgcaaatttactaaaaactggctgaacattttaatgaaataagaAAACGTTAAAATTGTTAAAAGTATAGCCTATCTTTTTGAAATATACTTActgcaataaacaaatatgtatctataaatgtgcatttaaacttctTATGCACCAAATATaaactccaaactttttcttcattgagacatgttgaattcttctttcatcatgtgcaatgtttctaaatttcgttttcgttgttgttgtttttttttaccatatttttttttatctgtgctatctattattttctgtaaagctgcttctgaccatgacatgtcaaCACAAATGTAATAAGAGACTTGTTTAAGAGATTGTATGCAACactcttcatttattctcttaggtaaggcgagatctccacttaagtatcacagagggaaaatgtgctttatgcattataaagcttgaagcatcagaatcggtactcggtatcggctgcaaaaatcctgattggagcatccctagtatATAATTAATACTTATTAAAAAGGAATAATATAAATCATACTTACAGTCATTATAACAGTAATGCCCCCATAATGGCCCAACACAGGTGAGGCAATGATGTCTGAATGCAAGAGAATAAGCTCCCTGAAAGACAAAAAGGaagtaacttttttttcagtcaaGTCAGTGAGTGTAAATGTGTAATAACTGTGACTGATTATTACAGAAAACAAACCATGCGGTTCATTCAGTTCACTGTTAAAAAGACAGAACCCATGTGTCTTTAGTGCATTATATGCGGTCACACTTCTTGTCACATGACCAGATCAGTTTTCATATTCATACTGGAAATGTTAACCATCACAATTGTGACTggtataaaattaacttaattgaaaACAATGGAATTATAAAGCAATTCTGACTGTTTTTCACGTGTCACTATTGAGACCAAGTGTAAAACCTAATATAACCAATAAATAATCAAAGGAGGTATGaagtttgtaaaatgtaaaatgtgtgcTCAAATATCTGGAAAATACTAAATTGTTATCAAATaagtataataattttataacttTACCAGCTACACATTTTAAAGTCCAAAAAATATGAGGGTCTACccagaaaaatatataatagcaATTTGCACATTTAATCACAActtaaagataaaaaatataacaatttaaatgTAGATGTTAACATGTAACGTTTAGTGGAAAATAACAGTCTTAAAACCAGTAGGCTACACTTCTTGACAGATGTAAAATTTAAGATCATCATATTTCTCTTATCACCTGCAGGTTTTCACTTGTTTGTTTCTCAGCTCTCCTTCATCATAACTATTTGGGAAGAACAGATTTACACAACATAAATTCCTCAGGTCCGGAAGATCGAGGATGAACAAAGACTGTGCCCCACTTCCACTCATTCTGAAAGGGAGAAAACTCGGGGTTAATTTGCAGTCGTTGATCTGTGACCAAAATGAACTATTATTGTTTAATTAGGGACTATTTTggtctaaatataaaataataatggatGTGCCCAGAATCTGTCATTATTAATTACTTCAGACAATACTTAGCAGTAAAGTACGTTGACTTATTATTTGAAAGAAAGTAATTTATTTCCTGACATACTTGATAACttgatatattaatatatgtattaaacttaaatataaattaatacaaaacagAAATTCgtataaaaagcaaataaatataccaaaaacacaatttaattacaaaaaagattTACCTCAGTTTGAGTTTATTCAAATTCTGAGGTAACTTAACGTTAAAAGAAAAGCGCGGCAAGCTTGAGTGAAAGTTCGCGTGACGGTGTTTAAAGTGAAAACACTCTTATCTGACAGAAAGTGTTaaacaaaaccaacaaaaaacGACTTTCagggtaattaaaaaaatagtgaCTAACGGATATAACTAGAATGATGATAAACGGCGACGCTTCCGTATTGCGTGAGAACTGCACTCTCGTGAACTTTCGTGAACTTCTTGGAGGGCTTCGACGAAACCCATGACATGATTGACAGCCTTTTGTCCAATCAAAACAGACACGCTGGGCGACTCAAGCATGACGCCGTCCAACCACACTTCGTTTAGAGCGGAATGGGCGTTGCCTGGCTAGTTGGGAAATACAATTGTAGGAAGGTCCAGTGTGTAAGTAAGTTACGTGAAGTGATCGATTCGCAGGGAACTTTGGAGATCTTCTGTAACCATTcgaacaaaaaatacatttaaacaagcCAATGGCAAACGACGGTACAGACGGAAAGGGTGTTAAATATTATCGTTTGTCAGAGGTAGAAGAACGGAACTCTTTCAAAAGCACATggataataattcataataaagtgtaCGACGTCACAAAGTTCCTCGAGGAGGTGAGTTCTTAAAACAGACATACATTTTTAGATTTGCTgctaacattttcattttggtatTGTGTAAGGATTGCATTACGTGTATGTGTTTCATTGTGTAAACAACAGTTGAATCGGTATTATATAATGAATTGTTACAAATACGTTTAATATAATGCATAGAGTTAtaatttaatgctttaaaaaactcCACAGTTCAAAGGTTAGCGAGAATTAAAGGGAGTGACCTTTGCTAAGTGTGCCCTCAAAGTTGGACTTGAGAGATTTAACGTTAAGTAACGCTACAACCGCTGCAAACCAATGTGAAATTGCCAGTTATCATGTCAAAATGCAAGTATAAAATCATATGAACAGCTAATTTTGTGTGTTATGTATAAAGGGAAGCTTCAGTTGCATCACACAGTGTCTTACTGCAGCAATTCAGCTGATAACCATCATTTCAACTCTTTCCATATTATCTAGATCTAGAGAACGAACATGTCAAGTTATTTAttgaggttaagttggttttatattcacacattcattcagtgacagctTCCTATACTGTTTACTATGGTACTTTAAATATTCACACTGAAATAACATGCAAGAAGTATGACTTCcaaacaacatcagcactatgTAATTGGCTGATCAATGTTgttctttgatagtcattggctgcagACAGGATTTCAGTGTTTAGAATTTGCAGTGAATGCTTTTCTTAAGTTATATCATTAAGGAGAAAGTTTGaacgtgtgaatataaaaccaacttcacgtTAAGTTATTTTAGTCTTGCTAGGTCTAAAAATGCTGAGATATTTTAGTCATGCATGACTCAGTACACTGATAACACTAACATATGAGCTGATAATTTCCAAGGCAACTATTTTCGAAGAGCAATCCGAGTTATAAATAAGCACAGATTAGTTTCTGAGACTGATTAAgattaagatgatgatgatgatgtgatgtgatgtttgCTCTGGTGTTCACAGCACCCAGGTGGGGAGGAGGTGCTGCGGGAGCAGGCGGGTGGAGATGCCACAGAGAGTTTTGAGGATGTCGGACACTCGACAGATGCACGCGAGATGGCCAGTTCTATGCTCATAGGAGAATTGCATCCAGTAAGATGACCAGAACAcagaagttttttttaatcagtggtgtaaagaaagttttttttttctttttcttatattttttagaaaaaaaacacaaaacaaaaccacaCATACCAAAATATTGCTATttctaaaacacaaaaaaatactaaaatattcaTGTCTCATTAGGGTTAACTTTAAATAAAGCCACCAATATAAACATTTGAATTAAACATcttattttagttatatttttgtGTATCCTGACATACTTGATAACTTGACTTAGAATTACCAATGAAAGCTATTCATGTAATGTCAAAAACACATATTCAAAGTTATATAATGAAAatgggaaataaataaaaaacacgaaataataaatataataaataaaatcagtaataaatttataaatagcaaaaaataccaaaatattgttctttctaaaagtaaaaaaatgaaacGTACTAaaaaattaatgtattattacgATTATCTTTAACTAAACctattttaaatggaaaaaaacgtaaaaaatatacaattttaggtatttgtttagttatttatttaggtatgatatatatggtatatatatatatatatatatatatatatatatatatatatatatatatatatatagtagaagtCTGttattaatagcccccctttaattttttttttaaatatatcccaaattatgtttcagtatgtctgaatattttttcttctggagaaagtctcatttattttatttcggctagaacaaaagcagtttttagtttttttaaatccattttagggtcattattattagcccctttaagctgcatttttttttctaaagtctacggaacaaaccatcattatacaataacttgcctaattaccctaaactgcctagttaacctaattaacctagttaagccttgtcactttaagctgaatacaagcgtcttgaaaaatatctagtcaaatattatttgctgtcaccATGGCagcgataaaataaatcagttttcagaaataagttagtaaaactattatgtttagaaatatgctaaaaaatctctccgttaaaggGAGGGGGGGGGTGTAGGTTGGTGctgctaataattctggggggctaataattctgacttcaactatatatatttccTGAGATACATGATAACTTGATgtat
This window of the Danio aesculapii chromosome 24, fDanAes4.1, whole genome shotgun sequence genome carries:
- the LOC130218786 gene encoding cytochrome b5 — its product is MANDGTDGKGVKYYRLSEVEERNSFKSTWIIIHNKVYDVTKFLEEHPGGEEVLREQAGGDATESFEDVGHSTDAREMASSMLIGELHPDDRDKIAKPPESLVTTVQETTSWWSNWLIPAVAAVIVTLMYRIYTAEEA